Proteins encoded within one genomic window of Gallus gallus isolate bGalGal1 chromosome 1, bGalGal1.mat.broiler.GRCg7b, whole genome shotgun sequence:
- the MAOA gene encoding monoamine oxidase A isoform X1: MSLNPPTWNPFVYLDYNNFWRTMDKMGKEIPPEAPWDAPHAEKWDKMTMKELINKICWTKAVKDFATLFVNINVTSEPHEVSALWFLWYVRQCGGTARIFSVTNGGQERKFVGGSGQVSEKIMERLKGRVKLERPVVCIDQTGDNVIVETLNHETYEGKYVISAIPPILTTKIHFKPELPPKRNQLIQRLPMGSVIKCMMYYKEAFWQRKGFCASLLIDDEECPIGITLDDTKPDGSFPAIMGFILTRKAVKLASLSKEERKKKICESYAKAMQMEEALHPVHYEEKNWTMEQYSGGCYTAYFPPGIMYSYGRIIRQPVDRIYFAGTETATQWSGYMEGAVQAGERAAREILYHMGKIPKNEIWMPEPESKDVPSRPFTTTFWERNLPSAPGLLCLLGSTVFFTSVAAAVLFASKKGLLLQK, from the exons ATTCCTCCTGAAGCACCATGGGACGCTCCACATGCTGAAAAGTGGGACAAAATGACCATGAAAGAGCTGATAAATAAGATTTGTTGGACCAA AGCTGTtaaagactttgccaccctcTTCGTGAATATCAACGTCACGTCTGAGCCTCATGAAGTCTCTGCTCTCTGGTTCCTGTGGTATGTGAGGCAGTGTGGTGGCACAGCCAGGATATTCTCTGTCACCAATGGGGGCCAG gagaGGAAGTTTGTTGGGGGTTCTGGTCAGGTATCAGAGAAAATAATGGAGCGCCTCAAAGGCAGAGTTAAACTGGAGAGACCTGTAGTCTGTATTGATCAGACAGGTGATAATGTCATTGTGGAGACTCTAAACCATGAGACGTATGAG GGCAAGTATGTAATCTCTGCTATCCCTCCTATCCTGACGACAAAGATTCACTTCAAACCAGAACTGCCACCAAAGAGAAACCAGTTAATTCAGCGTTTGCCTATGGGATCTGTCATAAAATGCATGATGTACTACAAGGAAGCCTTCTGGCAGAGGAAGG GTTTCTGTGCTTCTCTCTTAATTGATGATGAAGAATGTCCAATTGGAATTACCTTGGATGACACAAAACCCGATGGATCTTTTCCTGCTATTATGGG tttcatccTTACCAGGAAGGCTGTTAAACTGGCCAGTCTCAGTAAGGAGGAGAG gaagaagaaaatctgtgagTCATATGCCAAGGCAATGCAGATGGAAGAGGCTTTACAT CCAGTGCATTATGAAGAGAAGAACTGGACTATGGAGCAGTATTCAGGGGGCTGTTACACAGCCTACTTCCCACCTGGCATAATGTATTCATATGGAAG gaTCATTCGCCAGCCCGTTGACAGAATCTACTTTGCTGGCACAGAGACGGCTACCCAATGGAGCGGGTACATGGAGGGGGCTGTACAGGCAGGAGAGAGAGCAGCCAGAGAG ATATTATATCATATGGGGAAGATCCCCAAGAATGAAATTTGGATGCCAGAGCCAGAGTCAAAG GATGTCCCATCCCGACCATTCACCACCACCTTCTGGGAGAGGAACCTGCCATCAGCGCCAGGACTGCTCTGTCTACTTGGGTCTACTGTGTTCTTCacctctgtggctgctgcagtgctgtttgccTCTAAAAAGGGACTATTACTTCAAAAGTAG